From the genome of Anoplopoma fimbria isolate UVic2021 breed Golden Eagle Sablefish chromosome 1, Afim_UVic_2022, whole genome shotgun sequence, one region includes:
- the LOC129094673 gene encoding beta-galactosidase-1-like protein 2: protein MSRVEGLRANSSQFTLEGEPFLILGGSIHYFRVPRAYWEDRLLKMKACGLNTLTTYVPWNLHEPERGTFNFQDQLDLMAYVSLAAEMGLWVILRPGPYICAEWDLGGLPSWLLRDKGMQLRTTYPGFVDAVNLYFDKLVSVIKPLMFEEGGPIIAVQVENEYGSYAKDEKYMPFIRNCLQSRGIKELLLTSDNWEGLRYAGMDGVLKTINLQRLSFGAIQHLADMQPQKPLMVMEYWSGWFDVWGEHHHVFHAEDMLAVVSEILERGVSINLYMFHGGTNFGFMNGGMDFGTYKPQVTSYDYDAPISEAGDCTLKYQLLRNLLSQYHSEPLPVEPTPQERKAYDPVAVQQHLSLWDSLHFTKPHRSERPVSMENLPVNNNSGQSYGYTLYETTITSGGTLNSRNNIRDRALVFVDRQCVGCLDYKTHELTLPDGQGEKTLSLLVENCGRVNYGKALDEQCKGIVGDILLNHTPLTGFNIFCLDMKPDFMKRLMTSGQWKSDFKSPFVPGFFQARLYVEGPPRDTFIRLPGWGKGVVFVNGQNLGRHRCIGPQLFLYLPGPWLRTGENQIIVFEEQKVDDKILFAENPDHGRTIDVYKLPFCTLL, encoded by the exons ATGAGCCGTGTGGAGGGTCTGAGGGCGAACTCCTCTCAGTTCACTCTGGAGGGAGAACCTTTCCTCATCCTGGGGGGCTCCATCCATTACTTCCGTGTCCCCAGAGCCTACTGGGAGGACCGTCTGCTGAAGATGAAGGCCTGTGGCCTCAACACGCTCACCAC ATACGTGCCATGGAATCTGCATGAGCCTGAGAGAGGAACATTCAACTTTCAGGATCAGTTGGACCTCAT GGCCTACGTCAGTTTAGCAGCAGAGATGGGTCTGTGGGTGATCCTGCGTCCTGGACCTTACATCTGCGCTGAATGGGACTTGGGCGGGTTGCCAAG CTGGTTGTTACGGGATAAAGGCATGCAGTTGAGGACAACTTATCCTGGATTTGTAGATGCTGTCAACCTCTACTTTGACAAGCTTGTCTCAGTTATCAAACCACTGATG tttgaagaGGGAGGCCCAATCATTGCAGTTCAAGTTGAGAACGAGTATGGTTCATATGCCAAAGATGAGAAATACATGCCATTTATAAGGAAT TGTCTCCAGTCCAGAGGGATTAAGGAGCTCCTGCTGACTTCAGACAACTGGGAGGGCCTGAGATATgcagggatggatggag ttctaaaaacaataaaccttCAGAGACTGTCTTTCGGAGCTATCCAGCACTTAGCTGACATGCAG CCCCAGAAACCTTTAATGGTGATGGAGTATTGGTCGGGTTGGTTTGACGTCTGGGGAGAACATCACCATGTGTTCCATGCTGAGG ATATGCTAGCTGTTGTGTCAGAGATCCTGGAGAGAGGTGTCTCCATTAATTTGTACATGTTTCATGGGGGAACCAATTTTGGCTTCATGAATGGAGGAATGGACTTTGGCACCTACAAACCTCAGGTCACCAGTTATG ATTACGACGCTCCGATATCTGAGGCTGGGGATTGCACCCTAAAATATCAACTCTTGAGGAATCTACTCAGCCAGTACCACT CTGAGCCTCTTCCTGTAGAGCCCACTCCTCAGGAGAGGAAAGCTTACGATCCTGTTGCCGTCCAGCAGCACCTGTCACTGTGGGACAGCCTGCACTTCACCAAG CCACACAGGTCAGAGAGGCCGGTGAGCATGGAGAATCTTCCTGTCAACAATAACAGTGGTCAGTCATATGGTTACACGCTGTATGAAACCACCATCACCAGTGGAGGAACCCTAAACTCCAGGAACAACATCAGAGATAGAGCACTG GTTTTTGTGGACAGACAATGTGTTGGCTGTTTGGACTACAAGACTCATGAGCTGACACTGCCTGATGGACAG GGGGAGAAGACCTTGAGCTTGCTTGTGGAGAACTGTGGAAGAGTGAATTATGGAAAAGCTCTTGATGAACAGTGCAAAG GTATTGTGGGAGACATTCTGCTGAATCACACCCCTCTGACAGGATTTAACATCTTCTGTTTGGATATGAAGCCAGACTTTATGAAAAG ATTAATGACTTCAGGTCAGTGGAAGTCGGACTTCAAGTCGCCATTTGTTCCAGGATTTTTCCAGGCCAGACTGTATGTAGAGGGTCCTCCCAGAGACACCTTCATCAGACTCCCT GGGTGGGGTAAAGGAGTGGTGTTTGTCAATGGGCAGAACCTCGGACGCCATCGGTGCATTGGTCCCCAGCTTTTCCTTTATCTCCCAGGACCTTGGCTCAGAACTGGAGAGAATCAG ATAATCGTGTTCGAGGAACAAAAAGTGGACGACAAAATACTGTTTGCTGAAAATCCTGATCATGGAAGGACAATTGATGTTTACAAACTCCCATTTTGCACACTGCTGTGA
- the ilvbl gene encoding 2-hydroxyacyl-CoA lyase 2, which translates to MESFGAIGTVLGCSVAVAVGVLVFSAYKLGLLYQLFHKTETKSPRHGGESVAEVLRAHGVKYLFTLVGGHISPILVACEKVGIRIVDTRHEATAVFAADAVARLSGTVGVAAVTAGPGLTNTVTAVKNAQMAESPLLLMGGAAGTLLQGRGALQDIDQMSLFKPLCKFCASIRTIREIVPTVRKALAIAQSGTPGPVFIEFPIDTLYPYHLVSKEFGVKNPPKGLMGKVVSWYLNNHLMNLFAGAWETRDVSPLPVDIPQATDDQVQKCIELVSRAKKPVILLGSQATLPPTPADDIRKSLEDLGIPCFLGGMSRGMLGRDSPIHIRQNRRDALKDADLVLLAGTVCDFRLSYGRVLNRRSKIIAINRDKTQLLKNSDMFWKPTMAIQGDAGSFLVRLSKGLKGHRCPEEWPQQLKAGDVTKESVNRAKADEKTDHHLNPLKVLHCVDELMAEDSIIVADGGDFVGSAAYIMRPRGPMRWLDPGAFGTLGVGGGFALGAKLCRPESEVWIVYGDGSLGYSVAEFDTFTRHKTPVIAVVGNDACWSQIAREQVPILGSNVACGLAFTDYHIVTDGYGGKGYLVGREDEDRLSDIIRKAQRETQEGKATLLNVLIGKTNFREGSISV; encoded by the exons ATGGAGTCTTTTGGAGCCATTGGCACCGTGCTTGGATGCTCTGTGGCTGTTGCTGTGGGTGTGCTTGTGTTTTCAGCCTACAAACTTGGCTTACTGTACCAGTTGTTTCACAAG ACTGAGACGAAGAGCCCACGACATGGCGGTGAGAGTGTGGCAGAGGTGCTCCGCGCCCACGGTGTCAAGTACCTTTTCACACTTGTCGGCGGTCACATCTCACCCATCCTGGTGGCTTGTGAGAAGGTGGGCATCCGCATTGTGGACACTAGACATGAAGCCACTGCCGTCTTCGCTGCCGATGCTGTGGCGAGGCTCTCAG GAACTGTTGGTGTAGCAGCAGTGACTGCTGGCCCGGGCCTTACTAACACAGTGACCGCAGTGAAGAATGCTCAGATGGCTGAATCTCCTTTGCTGCTCATGGGAGGAGCTGCTGGCACCTTACTCCAG GGCAGAGGAGCACTGCAAGATATCGACCAGATGTCTCTCTTCAAGCCGCTGTGTAAGTTCTGTGCCTCCATCAGGACCATCAGGGAGATCGTGCCTACTGTCAGGAAAGCCCTGGCCATCGCCCAGTCGGGGACTCCTGGTCCTGTTTTCATAGAGTTCCCCATCGACACGCTCTATCCCTACCATCTTGTGTCCAAAGAGTTTGGAGTGAAGAACCCTCCCAAAGGCCTGATGGGCAAAGTTGTTTCATG gTACCTCAATAACCACCTCATGAACCTCTTTGCTGGAGCCTGGGAGACCAGAGATGTGTCTCCACTTCCCGTTGACATCCCGCAAGCCACAGACGATCAG GTACAAAAGTGCATAGAGCTGGTGAGCCGAGCGAAGAAACCTGTAATTCTGCTGGGTAGCCAAGCAACTCTACCCCCAACCCCGGCCGATGACATAAG GAAGTCATTGGAGGACCTGGGCATTCCCTGCTTCCTTGGTGGAATGTCCCGTGGCATGCTGGGTAGAGACAGCCCAATCCACATCAGACAGAACAGACGAGATGCCCTGAAGGATGCCGACTTGGTGCTCTTAGCAG GCACCGTGTGTGACTTCCGGCTGAGCTATGGCAGAGTTCTTAACAGACGCAGTAAGATCATCGCGATCAACAGGGATAAGACGCAGCTGCTGAAAAACTCAGACATGTTCTGGAAACCAACAATGGCAATTCAGG gTGATGCTGGTTCGTTCTTAGTACGGCTTTCCAAAGGCCTGAAGGGCCACCGCTGTCCAGAGGAATGGCCTCAGCAGCTCAAAGCAGGAGATGTCACCAAAGAAAGTGTAAACAG ggCCAAAGCTGATGAGAAGACCGATCACCACTTGAATCCCTTGAAAGTCCTCCACTGTGTGGATGAGCTGATGGCAGAGGACAGCATCATTGTGGCTGATGGGGGGGATTTTGTTGGAAGTGCTGCTTACATAATGAGACCAAGAGGGCCCATGCGTTGGCTGGATCCAG GAGCGTTTGGGACCTTGGGAGTTGGAGGAGGATTTGCCTTGGGGGCAAAGCTGTGCCGGCCTGAATCTGAG GTGTGGATAGTGTACGGCGACGGCTCCTTAGGATACAGTGTTGCAGAGTTTGACACATTCACTAGACACAAG aCACCAGTTATTGCTGTGGTGGGAAATGACGCATGTTGGAGTCAGATAGCCAGAGAGCAGGTTCCCATACTGGGCAGCAACGTGGCGTGTGGCCTCGCGTTTACAG ATTATCACATAGTGACAGACGGCTACGGTGGTAAGGGCTACCTCGTAGGGCGCGAGGACGAGGACAGGCTAAGCGACATCATCAGAAAAGCTCAGAGGGAAACCCAGGAGGGCAAGGCTACACTTCTCAATGTTCTGATAGGAAAGACCAACTTCAGAGAGGGCTCCATCTCTGTATAA
- the fam118b gene encoding protein FAM118B isoform X1 has protein sequence MASIVAVKTEKRPAADSQDADTNAKKPRIWDAPFFFSSCPQRKLLPSLKTKRAPELVLVIGTGVSSAVAPQVPALRSWKGLIQALLDAANDFDLLEEEESRRFQKHMQEDKNLVHVAHDLIQKLSPRTGNVRSTFFKDCLYEVFDDLECKMEHAGKHLLRSVLQLMESGALVLTTNFDNLLEIYAAHQGTKLESLDLTDEKKVLEWAQEKRRLSVLHIHGVYTNPSGIVLHPAGYQNVLRNTEVMREIQKLYETKSFVFLGCGRTVDDTTFQALFLEAVKHKSDLEHFMLVRREDVGEFKKLRDNMLDKGIKVISYGDEYADLPEYFERLANEICNRDVSTNGWGSPSQTEEEQQNGFNTQKSLLQDHHS, from the exons ATGGCCTCCATTGTTGCGGTGAAGACTGAGAAGCGACCTGCAGCTGATTCTCAGGATGCAGACACAAATGCAAAGAAGCCCAG GATTTGGGACGCaccatttttcttctcttcttgccCCCAAAGGAAACTTCTACCCAGCCTGAAGACAAAGCGAGCCCCCGAGCTGGTCCTGGTGATTGGCACGGGGGTGAGCTCTGCAGTGGCCCCTCAAGTCCCCGCGCTCCGCTCCTGGAAGGGCCTCATCCAAGCCTTGCTCGATGCAGCCAATGACTTTGACCTgctagaggaggaggaaagtcGGCGTTTCCAGAAGCACATGCAGGAAGATAAGAATTTGGTTCATGTGGCCCATGACCTCATTCAGAAACTTTCCCCG aggaCAGGCAACGTGCGATCCACGTTCTTCAAGGACTGTCTATATGAGGTGTTTGACGATTTGGAGTGTAAGATGGAGCATGCAGGGAAACATCTGCTCCGATCGGTGCTGCAGCTGATGGAGAGCGGCGCCCTGGTTCTCACTACTAACTTTGACAACCTGTTGGAGATCTATGCAGCTCACCAGGGCACCAAGCTGGAGTCTTTGGACCTGACAGACGAGAAGAAG gtgTTGGAGTGGGCTCAGGAGAAACGGAGGTTAAGTGTTCTGCATATCCATGGTGTTTACACCAACCCAAGTGGTATTGTACTGCACCCTGCAGGCTACCAGAATGTACTGAGGAACACTGAAGTCATG CGTGAGATCCAGAAGCTGTACGAGACCAAGTCCTTTGTGTTTCTCGGCTGCGGACGCACGGTAGACGACACAACCTTCCAGGCGCTTTTCTTGGAGGCGGTCAAACACAAGTCGGACCTGGAACACTTCATGCTCGTGCGGCGGGAGGACGTGGGTGAGTTCAAGAAGCTGCGTGACAACATGCTGGACAAGGGCATCAAGGTCATCTCCTATGGAGACGAGTACGCCGACCTGCCCGAGTACTTCGAGAGGCTGGCCAATGAGATCTGCAACCGCGATGTGTCGACCAACGGTTGGG GATCTCCTTCACAAACTGAGGAAGAACAGCAAAACGGCTTTAACACACAGAAAAGCCTCCTTCAAG ACCATCATTCTTGA
- the fam118b gene encoding protein FAM118B isoform X2 gives MASIVAVKTEKRPAADSQDADTNAKKPRKLLPSLKTKRAPELVLVIGTGVSSAVAPQVPALRSWKGLIQALLDAANDFDLLEEEESRRFQKHMQEDKNLVHVAHDLIQKLSPRTGNVRSTFFKDCLYEVFDDLECKMEHAGKHLLRSVLQLMESGALVLTTNFDNLLEIYAAHQGTKLESLDLTDEKKVLEWAQEKRRLSVLHIHGVYTNPSGIVLHPAGYQNVLRNTEVMREIQKLYETKSFVFLGCGRTVDDTTFQALFLEAVKHKSDLEHFMLVRREDVGEFKKLRDNMLDKGIKVISYGDEYADLPEYFERLANEICNRDVSTNGWGSPSQTEEEQQNGFNTQKSLLQDHHS, from the exons ATGGCCTCCATTGTTGCGGTGAAGACTGAGAAGCGACCTGCAGCTGATTCTCAGGATGCAGACACAAATGCAAAGAAGCCCAG GAAACTTCTACCCAGCCTGAAGACAAAGCGAGCCCCCGAGCTGGTCCTGGTGATTGGCACGGGGGTGAGCTCTGCAGTGGCCCCTCAAGTCCCCGCGCTCCGCTCCTGGAAGGGCCTCATCCAAGCCTTGCTCGATGCAGCCAATGACTTTGACCTgctagaggaggaggaaagtcGGCGTTTCCAGAAGCACATGCAGGAAGATAAGAATTTGGTTCATGTGGCCCATGACCTCATTCAGAAACTTTCCCCG aggaCAGGCAACGTGCGATCCACGTTCTTCAAGGACTGTCTATATGAGGTGTTTGACGATTTGGAGTGTAAGATGGAGCATGCAGGGAAACATCTGCTCCGATCGGTGCTGCAGCTGATGGAGAGCGGCGCCCTGGTTCTCACTACTAACTTTGACAACCTGTTGGAGATCTATGCAGCTCACCAGGGCACCAAGCTGGAGTCTTTGGACCTGACAGACGAGAAGAAG gtgTTGGAGTGGGCTCAGGAGAAACGGAGGTTAAGTGTTCTGCATATCCATGGTGTTTACACCAACCCAAGTGGTATTGTACTGCACCCTGCAGGCTACCAGAATGTACTGAGGAACACTGAAGTCATG CGTGAGATCCAGAAGCTGTACGAGACCAAGTCCTTTGTGTTTCTCGGCTGCGGACGCACGGTAGACGACACAACCTTCCAGGCGCTTTTCTTGGAGGCGGTCAAACACAAGTCGGACCTGGAACACTTCATGCTCGTGCGGCGGGAGGACGTGGGTGAGTTCAAGAAGCTGCGTGACAACATGCTGGACAAGGGCATCAAGGTCATCTCCTATGGAGACGAGTACGCCGACCTGCCCGAGTACTTCGAGAGGCTGGCCAATGAGATCTGCAACCGCGATGTGTCGACCAACGGTTGGG GATCTCCTTCACAAACTGAGGAAGAACAGCAAAACGGCTTTAACACACAGAAAAGCCTCCTTCAAG ACCATCATTCTTGA